From the genome of Bradyrhizobium sp. ORS 278:
ATCGCCCGTCAGCACGATGCGACCAGTGCTGCGGCGGCCGGGTGCAGGCGAGGCCGACACCAGCGCCTGGGTGTAAGGATGCTGCGGACGTGCGAACAGATCGTCGGCATCGCCATGTTCGACGATGCGGCCGAGATACATCACGGCGACCTTGCGGCTGATCTGCCGGATCACGCGCAGGTCATGGCTGATGAACAGCATGGTCAGCCCGAGTCGCGCCTGCAGATCGACCAGCAGATTCACCACCTGCGCCTGGATCGAGACATCCAGCGCGCTGACCGGCTCGTCGCAGACCAGGAAGTCCGGCCTGGTCGCGAGCGCGCGCGCCAGCACGATGCGCTGGCGCTGTCCGCCCGACAGTGCGCCGGGATAACGGTGGCCATGGCTGTCGTTGAGATCGACCGCATGCAGCAGCTCGTGCACGCGCGCCGCGCGCTCGGCTTTGGTGCCGATGTCGTGGATGTCGAGCGGCTCGCGGATCTGCTCGGCGACGGGTAGCCTGCGATCGAGCGCGCCGAGCGGATCCTGGAAGATCATCTGCATGCGCGCGCGCTGGGCGCGCCACGCAGCCGTGCCAGGTGCCGCGATCGGCGCGCCATCGAAGCGCACGCTGCCGTGGTCCGGCGGCTCGAGCCCGAGCACCATGCGGCCGGTGGTGGATTTGCCGGAGCCGGATTCGCCGACGATGCCGAGCGTCTCGCCCTTCTGGATCGAGAAGCTGAGGCCGTCGACGGCATGGACGGAGGTGAAACGCCCGAACAGGCCGGACCGCATCCGATAGGTACGCGAGATCGCGTTGACCTCGACGAGTGGCGACGTCATTCGGCGGCAAGCTCCACCGGCAGCCGCTGCGGCCGCAGGCAGGCGACCGCGCGATCCAGCTCGATCGGCGCCAGCGGCGGCACGCTCGCATGACAGCCGTCGGCGACGTGGGCACAACGCGGCGCGAAGGCACAGCCGCTCGGCAGCGCGCGCGGATCCGGCACCGTGCCGGGTATCGCCTGCAGCCGCTTGCGCGCGCCATCGAGCGGCGGCAGCGCGCCGATCAGGCCTTGTGCATAAGGATGCCAGGGATCATCGAACAGACGCGTGGCGGGGGCGCGCTCGACGATGCGGCCGGC
Proteins encoded in this window:
- a CDS encoding ABC transporter ATP-binding protein, giving the protein MTSPLVEVNAISRTYRMRSGLFGRFTSVHAVDGLSFSIQKGETLGIVGESGSGKSTTGRMVLGLEPPDHGSVRFDGAPIAAPGTAAWRAQRARMQMIFQDPLGALDRRLPVAEQIREPLDIHDIGTKAERAARVHELLHAVDLNDSHGHRYPGALSGGQRQRIVLARALATRPDFLVCDEPVSALDVSIQAQVVNLLVDLQARLGLTMLFISHDLRVIRQISRKVAVMYLGRIVEHGDADDLFARPQHPYTQALVSASPAPGRRSTGRIVLTGDPPNPAARPSGCAFHPRCRHATARCKTEVPQLIALDPQRQVACHLVTGAPSQNQDAA